The nucleotide sequence CCTCCGACTGGGGGTAGGTCTCGATCTCGATCCCGTTGAACTCGTCCGGACTGATCTCGGTCATCGTCACTTCGATCAACCGTGACTCCTCGTCGGGACTGAGACCCTCCTCTAAGACAACGATGTTGCCGTCACGGACGCCATCCAGAATCATCCGGATCTTCTCCATGCTGGCCATCCCGTCCATCCGCTGGCCGCTGATCAGGTCGATCTGGACACCGTCGCGT is from Halorhabdus sp. BNX81 and encodes:
- a CDS encoding DUF2073 domain-containing protein, encoding MAEVTNKARDGVQIDLISGQRMDGMASMEKIRMILDGVRDGNIVVLEEGLSPDEESRLIEVTMTEISPDEFNGIEIETYPQSEARDKSLLDRLMGKESTKKLTVIGPANQIETLHKDETLISALVSRK